A segment of the Neochlamydia sp. S13 genome:
TTGAGCTAGCATTGATTGCCTATGAGTCTATTAAAGATAATAATAAGGCCAAAAATTTATTAATACGCATGATTTTGCAAGATAAGGAATTTGAGATCGAGAAAGATTCATTTATTGATAAGTACACGGGTATTAAATATGAAATCGATAGTACCACCAGGCAACAGGTACAAAAAGTTTTTCGCTACATTACAGTGCTTGCAGATCATCTCCAGTATCGAAAAGATTTAAATGAGGTTACTCTAAAAGCTTTAGAAGAAGTGGAAGGTTGTAGCAAAACTCAAGCTTAAGGGGAGTATTTTTTATCATTCCGAGGTCTAGCTCTTTTATTCTAAAGGACGCCATCACTAAAAAAACTTTTTTGAAGAGTACTACCAAGGTTTTAAAAAAATGTAGAGACAGGGTTTACATCTACTCGCATTTTTACCGTTTGCAAAGAGTGATGGGTATGACGGAAACTTTCTAAAACGCGATTCAAAGCATACACATTAGCACAACAGATAAGAAATTGATACCGATACTGACCTTTAACTTTTGCGTATCCTGCAGGAATAATTTCATGCCATTTACAAATTTCATTTGAATGATCCATAAGCCACGAGCGCGTATAATGAGCATAATCCGAGGTCTTTTTTTGGTCTGGGCCCGAAAAGGTAATTTTGATTAGATTAGAAAAAGGAGGATAATTAAAAGCTTGCCTTACATTTAGTTCTTCTTCAAAAAAAATTTCATAATTGTTAGCTGCCGCTAAGCAAATCGTTGAATTATCAGGTAAACTTGTTTGTAGAATCACTTCACCTGCTATTTGGCCACGTCCTGCTCGCCCAGAAACTTGTGTAATTAATTGGAAAACTGTCTCTGAAGCACGAAAATCGGGGAGATTAAGGGTAGAATCACAATTTAATATTCCAACAAGGGTAACCGAAGGAAAGTGAAGACCCTTAGCGATCATTTGGGTGCCAATCAATACATCCGCTTTGCCACTGCTGAAAGTTTTTAAAAGCTTCTGATGGCTGCCTTTATGCTTCGTAGTATCTGCATCCATGCGTACTGTACGAATGCCAGGGAATAAAGCATGTATATTTTTTTCAATCAATTCAGTTCCTACCCCTTTATATTTCATGGGATGGTCATGATGACAATTAGGGCACTGCTTTGGGGGAGGAGTGAGTGTGTAGCCACATAGATGGCAAGCTAAAGCGTTGTCGCCTAAATGAAAAGTCATGGTGACATCACAATGTTCACATTTGACTGCTTGCCGACATTGCTGGCAGAGTAGAGTAGTATGGTAACCACGGCGGTTAAGAAATAAGATGGTTTGCTCCCCTTGTTCAAAACGCTGCTTTATTCCTGTGATAAGCTTTTCTGAAAAATTCGTATATCCTTTAGCTTTTTCAAATTCTTTTGCCATGTCAACAATATGCATGCGAGGCATGTTTGCTGTAGCGGCCCGCATGGTAAGTTTGCTTAAAGTATATTTGCTAATCGAAGCATTATAATAGCTTTCTAAGCTTGGCGTTGCACTCCCAAGAATGACTGTGCTATTACTCATTTTTCCTCGCATGACCGCTACATCGCGGGCATTGTAGCAAGGCTGTTCCTCAGATTGCTTATAGGATTGCTCATGTTCTTCATCTACGATAATGAGCCCTAAATTAGGAACAGGACTAAAGATTGCTGAGCGAGCTCCAATCACAATAGGGGACTCTCCACGGCGAATTTTGTGCCATTCATCAAAGCGTTCTCCCTGGCTTAATTGATGATGAAGAATGGCAATTTTATGATCAAAACGGCTGCGAAAACGTTCGATAGTTTGAGCTGTTAAAGAGATTTCCGGAACTAACATAATTGTTCCTTTATTCTGCATTAAAGCTTGCTCTATAGCCTGTAAATAAATTTCAGTTTTACCACTTCCTGTGACCCCGAAAATAAGGTGGGTTTCAAATTGATTTTCGCTAAGGCTGTGCTTTACTTTTTCAAAAGCTTGAAGTTGTTCTGCATTAAGCTGTTTAGCTTTGGTCTTAAAATATTCTTCATCGATAAGGGGCGAACGATCAATACGCACAATATCCATTTGTAAATAATCTTTATTAATAAGCGTATCTACAGAGCTGCGAGAACATTTGGATATTTCTAGCAATTCACTGAGTAAAATCCCTTTTTTTACTTGAAGCATGATATCGATGACTTCAGCTTGCGCTGGAAATCTGTTACGTATTTTTTCGCAATAAATCTTTAATTCCTCACGCGTTTTTTTACGCAGGACATAAAATTGCTGTTTGTGCTGTATATCTTTGCGTACACTGGCGGGTAGCAAGATTTTGAAAACTTGGTGGAGAGGTGTGCAATAATATTTGGCTAGCCATAAAGCTAGTTCAAATAAGGGAGGAGTGATAAGCTCTCCCTCTGATAAAATTTTAGCGATGGGCTTTACGGAAGGAAAAGTAGCCTGGTTTTGTACCTTCAGGATATATCCTCGTTGAAATTGACGGCGTAAGGGTACTTCAACACGTACACCGGGTTTAGCGTGCAAAGTAAACTCAGGGGGAATGCTATATTCCAAAGGCTTGTCCAGGGCACTATCAAGGATAACAGAGGCATACAGCGACATTTTAACCTACCTGGAAAGTTGAGAAGAAATAAAATTCCAAAGCTCTACTTTGCGGGGGGGCTCTTGGAAATATATATCCAAAGGGGCAAGCTCAATTATAAAATTTTTTTGGCTGGAGTCTAAGCAATTCTTCTCTATAATTTCTGTATGTACACGATAGACTATCTGAATAGCTTTACGTAGGTTAGCTAAAAATAAAGCGTGGCGCGGATCAGAAGATGCACTTATTAAAACTAATAATAAACAATCTCGCTGGCTATCATTTTTCCACATTTGTTTAACATTTTTCGCAGCTTCATCGTTTGGAATCTCAGCTAGAACCATTTGATCAGGGAAGCGCTCGGCAAAAATTTTATGAAAATCTGAAAAATCTGGAGAGGTGAGAGCAGGTGCTGAAAATTCCAAATTAATAGCTTTAGGTACAAATTCTGTGCTGTTTGGCGAGGAGGAAGAAGAAAGAAGTTGCTCGCTTGTCAAGTTGCTTTTACTATCAGCAGGTAACACTTCAAGCGTATCTTTTGGATGCTTTTCATGGGTAATTACCGTAGAAGAGAGAGGAGCTGCAACTACAGGTGAAGGTTCAACCTTAGACGCTTCCGGAAATTGAGGTGGCAATGCCTTTTTAATGGCTTGGGGTAAGCAAGAAGCTGCAAATAGGCGATAATCCGCATAGCTTGATCGGCTAACTTCTAAGAATGCTTTTGAAGAAAATTCTTGGATAAGGTAGCTTTGCACTTGAGCGATTAGGGATAAATATTCACTTTTTAAAGACGACATTTTATTTTTTTTGTTGAAGTTCTTTCGCAGCTTCTAAAACTTGAGGCAAAAGATGATAATAGCCTCGCTTACTGTACTGTTTAATTATATATTTTTCTGCTGTTTTCAATCCTTGTGGGAACATTTTAGTAAAAACTTTTTTCACAAATGGTGCTTTATAGACTTCATCCACAGTTTGATGATTCTCTAATAGAAAAAACAGTATGGTTTCATCATCTTCAAATTGCAAGAATAATTTAGCAATTAAACGCCCTATCTTGTTGAGAAAATTTTGAATTTTTGGAATGTAAGGAGACGCTAGCTCAAATAAGGGAGATGAGGGCGATAAAGGTCTGTTTTCAACTGTCTTCCAAACTTGATAGCAGAGAGAATAAGTTTTTTGAGCATGTAAGTTTAATTTTTGCGCAGGCTGTTTTTTGTCCTCATCATTAAGGTTAAAAGATTGGCAGCTACTTTGCAATTGCTGGAGTAGACCTTTATCCGCATATCCAAAAAAGGCGGGAAAAAGATTTTTATCTTGATAGCCTAGTAATCTAATGAGTGCCATGTTAGCGGCTTCATAATTGTTATTTTGGACCGCTATCTCAAAGCTTTTAAATGCTTGGCAAATGGCTAAGTATTCACTGACCATGAATTGAAATACAAGGCTATTGTTATTTTGAAGGTGATAAGGAGATCGCATACCTGACTTGCTCTTTAAAGATCTGAGCTTATCAAAAAACTCACAAAAGGCAATAAGAAAATGTGCAAAAATATATTGAAATGCTAGAATTGCACTTATTAATTTCTAACCCATCAGATCTTATGAAAAATAATTTTCTTTGTTTCGTTATTGTTTGCACAGCTTACATACTTTGTAAGCAAGGGTATAGTGAACAAGCTTTCGATCATCCACAGACTTTGGCCCACTTTTCTCCTGCCTTGGAGGAAGACCACTCTGATACCCTGGAGAAAAATCAATCTGAAAATTTTGAAACTCCTATTCACTCTGCCCACCCTACTTCAAAAGTCGAATTCTCCCCAAAAACTGACGACAATGAAGGAGCTCGATTTTTTCATGAACTTATCAATATCTTAACCACTTTAGGATTAATTGTGGCAGTAGTTTTGATAGCTTCCTGGATGATTAAAAGATTGCTTAGAGGAAAAATTCATCAATTGAACGCTACCAGTTTAATTAAAGTCATCGAATATCGCTCGTTAACCCCAAAAACGGCAGTTTATCTTTTAGAAATAAAAGGAAAAGGAATTATTATAGCTGAATCTGTTAATGGAGTTACACACCTAGGTGCATTTGAAAATAATGAATCGGAGGAAAGTCTACCTTCATCGTTTAAAGAGAGGATAGAGAACAAAGATATTTCATTATGAGTAATACAAGCTTTAGCTTAAATTTTTTTCTTCGAAAATGATCAAAGAACAAGAAATAAACGCTTGCATT
Coding sequences within it:
- the priA gene encoding primosomal protein N', which produces MSLYASVILDSALDKPLEYSIPPEFTLHAKPGVRVEVPLRRQFQRGYILKVQNQATFPSVKPIAKILSEGELITPPLFELALWLAKYYCTPLHQVFKILLPASVRKDIQHKQQFYVLRKKTREELKIYCEKIRNRFPAQAEVIDIMLQVKKGILLSELLEISKCSRSSVDTLINKDYLQMDIVRIDRSPLIDEEYFKTKAKQLNAEQLQAFEKVKHSLSENQFETHLIFGVTGSGKTEIYLQAIEQALMQNKGTIMLVPEISLTAQTIERFRSRFDHKIAILHHQLSQGERFDEWHKIRRGESPIVIGARSAIFSPVPNLGLIIVDEEHEQSYKQSEEQPCYNARDVAVMRGKMSNSTVILGSATPSLESYYNASISKYTLSKLTMRAATANMPRMHIVDMAKEFEKAKGYTNFSEKLITGIKQRFEQGEQTILFLNRRGYHTTLLCQQCRQAVKCEHCDVTMTFHLGDNALACHLCGYTLTPPPKQCPNCHHDHPMKYKGVGTELIEKNIHALFPGIRTVRMDADTTKHKGSHQKLLKTFSSGKADVLIGTQMIAKGLHFPSVTLVGILNCDSTLNLPDFRASETVFQLITQVSGRAGRGQIAGEVILQTSLPDNSTICLAAANNYEIFFEEELNVRQAFNYPPFSNLIKITFSGPDQKKTSDYAHYTRSWLMDHSNEICKWHEIIPAGYAKVKGQYRYQFLICCANVYALNRVLESFRHTHHSLQTVKMRVDVNPVSTFF
- a CDS encoding flagellar biosynthetic protein FliO, with protein sequence MQKYIEMLELHLLISNPSDLMKNNFLCFVIVCTAYILCKQGYSEQAFDHPQTLAHFSPALEEDHSDTLEKNQSENFETPIHSAHPTSKVEFSPKTDDNEGARFFHELINILTTLGLIVAVVLIASWMIKRLLRGKIHQLNATSLIKVIEYRSLTPKTAVYLLEIKGKGIIIAESVNGVTHLGAFENNESEESLPSSFKERIENKDISL